Genomic segment of Candidatus Cloacimonadota bacterium:
TGAAGAAACTCCGCTTAACCTTGGGGAAATAAGTCTTGAAAAAGCCCGTGAATTTTCCGAAAATATAGAAGTTGATGATGAAATCCCTTTAAAAATCCCCATCACTAATTTCGGCAGAAAAACTATTCAAGCTGCCCGTCAATCAATCATTAATCGGATTAAAGAATCAGAATCGGATAAGATGCAGGTAGATTATGAAAAACAGAAGGGCGAATTAGTCTCCGGCGTTGTAAAAAAGATTGAATATAACGGGTATATTGTAAATATTGGATTTACCGATGCTCTTCTTCCCACAGATGAACAAGTTGAAAATGAATTTTATAAATCGGGTGATTACATAAAAACCATCATCTACGATATCCGAAAAGAAAAAAAAGGACTTCGTGTAATTTTATCGAGAAAAAGATCAGAATTTATCGTGAAATTATTTGAATCTGAAATCCCTGAAATAATCGAAAAACAAGTGATCATCAAAAAAATTGTTAGAGAACCGGGTTACAGAACCAAAATTGCAGTTTATAGCAAAAATAGCAACATTGATGCATTTGGTAGCTGCGTTGGACAAAATGGTGTGCGGATAGAAGATATAAAAAAGGAATTACACGGTGAAAGAATTGATGTTGTGGAATTTCATGAAAACCTTGAGGAGTTTATAAAAAATAGTTTGGGAACCGGTTTGGTTAAAAGAGTTTATCTCGCGGAAAGAGGTAGATTTGCTCAGGTTATTGTGGAAAATGATAAAAAAAATATTGCTATCGGTAAGGGTGGAAAAAACGTTAAACTTGCGGCTAAATTGACAAATTATAAAATTGATGTTCTGGTAGATAGCGAGTATGAAGAAATGGCCGCTAAGGAACGTCGTGTAACAAGTAAAATTTTTGAATTGGATGGAGTTTCACAGAACATTGGCGATGTTTTATATAAAGCCGGTTATACATCTGTTCAGGATATCCATGAATCTTCAATAGAAGAAATTTGTAATATTGAAGGTATTGGAAAGAAAACAGCCATAAAATTGAAAGAGTCGTCCAAAAATTTTTAACTAAACAGACGAAAGATTATAGTACATTGAATTAGACACATAAATTATGAAAATGCGAAAAACAGAAGAAATTGAAAAAATTGCTAATCTTCTTAGAATGGCAAGAAAAGCCGGAAAAATCTCTATTGGTAAATCTGCAGTTGAAAGATGTATCAATAACAGGGATGCAAAAATTATTTTTTTCGGAAAA
This window contains:
- the nusA gene encoding transcription termination factor NusA, with translation MGLNLLSSIEEFARIKQIDRSKIATIIRESLESTLEKKLHTEELSVEINFEKGEITANLMATVVEETPLNLGEISLEKAREFSENIEVDDEIPLKIPITNFGRKTIQAARQSIINRIKESESDKMQVDYEKQKGELVSGVVKKIEYNGYIVNIGFTDALLPTDEQVENEFYKSGDYIKTIIYDIRKEKKGLRVILSRKRSEFIVKLFESEIPEIIEKQVIIKKIVREPGYRTKIAVYSKNSNIDAFGSCVGQNGVRIEDIKKELHGERIDVVEFHENLEEFIKNSLGTGLVKRVYLAERGRFAQVIVENDKKNIAIGKGGKNVKLAAKLTNYKIDVLVDSEYEEMAAKERRVTSKIFELDGVSQNIGDVLYKAGYTSVQDIHESSIEEICNIEGIGKKTAIKLKESSKNF